One window from the genome of Oryza glaberrima chromosome 3, OglaRS2, whole genome shotgun sequence encodes:
- the LOC127768385 gene encoding pentatricopeptide repeat-containing protein At5g50990 isoform X1 encodes MSYTNCLRRYPVRAIFPYTNAILRASLEKGSPEKSLTDYNSMLRFTAFCPDYRTYVLLLKACAKCSNIYAIMEIHSHLVKFGLLSNQRIVTHLFKLYIDHGRVMEACKLFWLMLEWSAEPFYGNLMLMGFLKCGQIDKAYQIFKRMPVKDLVSWNSMIAGTARNSCLKDAMNIFSKLVNSGLVPDGFSFSSVLSACAQAGARCYGMWVHQLMAELGLEMNHILSSSLVDMYAKCGRIDVAIGIFKTIKRNHVSVWNTMIGGLAAHGLGSDAVMFFREMESEGLVPDGVTFVALLTACSHSGMVEEARQYFEAMTTKYSITPRIEHYGAMVDTLSRAGLLDEAYDLVKTMNVKPDAVIWRALLSACCRYRQTKLGEITVKEIAFQGSGDYTLLSNIYSSANRWEDSEEVWKERKKKGIRKSKGLSWVELGRSTHEFKAGDRSHPDTDGIYKVLHRLSNKAKSEGYIPLTELVSKDVSEEEREENLTVHSEKLAVAYSILKTMPRTEIMVSKNLQTCSDCHEWMKIVSKVLCRVIIMRDRVRFHRFEGGCCSCKDYW; translated from the coding sequence ATGTCCTACACAAACTGTTTGAGGAGATATCCAGTTAGAGCCATCTTTCCATACACTAATGCCATCCTCCGAGCTTCTTTGGAGAAAGGATCTCCGGAAAAGTCACTGACAGATTACAACAGTATGCTTCGTTTCACTGCTTTCTGCCCTGATTACAGAACATATGTGCTCCTTCTCAAGGCTTGTGCAAAATGTTCAAATATCTATGCTATCATGGAAATCCATTCCCATCTCGTTAAATTTGGCCTGCTATCTAATCAACGTATAGTAACTCATCTCTTCAAATTATACATTGATCATGGTCGCGTGATGGAAGCTTGCAAACTATTTTGGCTAATGCTGGAGTGGAGTGCCGAACCCTTTTATGGAAATTTGATGCTCATGGGATTCTTGAAGTGTGGACAGATAGACAAGGCATATCAGATTTTCAAGAGGATGCCTGTCAAGGATTTGGTCTCATGGAATTCAATGATTGCAGGTACAGCAAGGAACTCCTGCCTGAAAGATGCAATGAATATTTTCAGCAAGTTGGTCAATTCAGGTCTAGTGCCTGATGGCTTCTCATTCTCCTCAGTCCTATCAGCTTGTGCTCAAGCTGGTGCCCGTTGTTATGGTATGTGGGTTCATCAACTAATGGCTGAACTGGGATTGGAAATGAACCATATTTTAAGTTCATCACTTGTTGATATGTACGCAAAATGTGGAAGAATTGACGTGGCAATTGGGATATTCAAGACAATTAAGAGAAACCATGTCTCTGTATGGAACACAATGATTGGTGGCCTGGCAGCACATGGTCTTGGATCTGATGCGGTGATGTTCTTCCGTGAGATGGAAAGTGAAGGTCTTGTTCCTGATGGGGTTACATTTGTTGCACTCTTGACAGCATGCAGCCATTCCGGCATGGTTGAAGAGGCTCGTCAATACTTTGAAGCAATGACTACAAAGTATTCTATCACTCCGAGGATTGAACATTATGGTGCAATGGTGGATACTTTGTCACGAGCTGGGCTACTGGATGAAGCATATGACTTGGTAAAGACAATGAATGTGAAACCTGATGCTGTGATATGGAGGGCATTACTCAGTGCTTGTTGCAGGTACCGGCAAACTAAACTAGGTGAGATCACCGTCAAGGAGATAGCGTTCCAGGGCAGTGGTGACTATACCCTTCTTTCAAACATCTACTCATCTGCGAATAGATGGGAAGATTCAGAGGAAGTatggaaagagaggaagaaaaaggGTATTAGGAAGAGCAAGGGCTTGAGTTGGGTTGAGTTAGGGAGGAGCACCCATGAATTTAAAGCTGGTGACCGATCTCATCCTGACACTGATGGCATTTATAAAGTGTTGCATCGGTTATCAAACAAGGCCAAGAGTGAAGGATATATTCCATTGACTGAACTAGTGTCCAAAGATGTCTCTgaggaggaaagagaagaaaaccttACCGTCCACAGTGAGAAGCTAGCGGTGGCATATAGTATCCTTAAGACAATGCCAAGGACAGAGATAATGGTGTCAAAGAATCTGCAGACTTGCAGTGATTGTCATGAATGGATGAAGATAGTCTCGAAGGTACTTTGTCGTGTTATAATTATGAGGGATAGAGTTCGATTTCACCGTTTTGAAGGTGGATGCTGCTCCTGTAAAGATTATTGGTAA
- the LOC127768385 gene encoding exonuclease DPD1, chloroplastic/mitochondrial isoform X2, with protein sequence MSLYSIFCGNFHQLRNSIGSCSSTSLLKCGLIYRTVLQNRGNKTRPISTTILARSTRKESKQSFKTSRHLHSESVESLIEVLKQSDLEHLKSLQCYNIPQKVSGVKTDWPATILVFDIETTGFSRRYERIIEFAVRDLMGGKNSTIQTLINPEREIKNAYVHGISSSMVCKPDIPRFREFIPILLQYVLSRQMADKPVLWVAHNGRSFDVPFLMYEFQRSKIEMPGDWLFVDTLPIARQLIDSDGEKLKSVSLDNLREHYKIPLAGSAHRAMQDVITLCYVLQKLTFELKLTVPQLLERSFRVSDLSTPRPGK encoded by the exons ATGTCTTTATATTCTATTTTCTGTGGGAACTTCCATCAACTAAGGAATTCAATAGGAAGCTGTTCTAGTACCAGTTTGCTTAAATGCGGATTAATCTATAGAACTGTACTTCAGAACAGAGGAAATAAAACTCGACCAATCAGTACGACAATACTAGCAAGAAGTACAAGAAAAGAAAGTAAGCAGTCATTCAAAACCAGCCGTCATTTGCATAGTGAATCGGTTGAGTCATTGATTGAAGTGCTCAAACAGTCAGATCTTGAGCATCTTAAATCACTTCAATGCTACAATATTCCACAAAAGGTTTCCGGAGTGAAGACCGATTGGCCTGCAACTATCCTTGTTTTTGATATTGAAACTACAGGCTTCTCACGCCGCTATGAAAGAATCATTGAGTTTGCTGTTCGGGATCTTATGGGAGGAAAGAATAGCACTATCCAGACACTCATAAATCCTGAGAGAGAGATAAAAAATGCATATGTTCATGGTATTAGCAGCAGCATGGTCTGCAAACCTGATATACCAAG ATTTCGGGAGTTTATCCCTATTCTATTACAGTATGTTTTGAGTCGTCAAATGGCTGATAAACCAGTTCTGTGGGTCGCTCATAATGGACGTAGCTTTGATGTACCATTTCTCATGTATGAATTCCAACGGAGTAAAATAGAGATGCCTGGTGACTGGCTATTTGTAGATACACTTCCAATTGCTAGGCAATTGATTGATTCTGATG GGGAAAAACTGAAGTCTGTATCTTTAGACAATCTGAGGGAGCACTACAAGATCCCATTGGCAGGGAGCGCTCATCGAGCAATGCAGGATGTGATCACCCTCTGCTATGTTCTCCAGAAGTTGACCTTCGAGCTGAAACTAACTGTTCCTCAGCTCCTTGAGAGGTCATTCCGGGTTTCCGATCTTTCAACCCCTCGCCCTGGAAAATGA